The following proteins are encoded in a genomic region of Hirundo rustica isolate bHirRus1 chromosome 3, bHirRus1.pri.v3, whole genome shotgun sequence:
- the PNPT1 gene encoding polyribonucleotide nucleotidyltransferase 1, mitochondrial isoform X1, translating to MVTAVSKTKPSPSQFMPLVVDYRQKAAAAGRIPTNYLRRELGSTDKEILTSRVIDRSIRPLFPAGYFYDTQILCNLLAVDGVNDPDILAINGASAALALSDIPWNGPIGAVRVGLVDGETVINPTRKEMASSALNLVVAGAPQSQVVMLEATAENILQQDFCHAIKVGVKQTQQIIQGIQQLVKEQGVVKRTVQKLFIAPEEIVEFAKKLASNKIYAVFTDSSHDKISRDEAINKIRLETEEQLKEKFPEAEPYEIMESFNVVSKDIFRNLVLNEYRRCDGRDLTSLRDIKCEVNTFKMLHGSALFQRGQTQVLCTVTFDSLESSVKSDVISTAVSGIKDKNFMLHYEFPPYATNEIGKVTGLNRRELGHGALAERALKPVIPQDFPFTIRVTSEVLESNGSSSMASACGGSLALMDAGVPVSNAVAGVAIGLVTKCSQGKGDIEDYRLLTDILGIEDYYGDMDFKMAGTNKGITALQVDLKLPGIPIKIVVEAIQQATAAKREILQIMNQTLAKPRPNRKESGPVVETIHVPLSKRLRFVGPGAYNLKKLQAQTGVTVSQLDEETYSVFAPTPGAMHEAREFIGEICKDDQEVNLEFGAIYTATITEIRDSGVMVKLYPNMTPVLLHNSQLDQRKIKHPSALGLEVGQEIQVKYFGRDPTDGRMRLSRKILQSPASSTLKTLTDKNSIVLGGTVPQTSTSSQ from the exons ATGGTCACAGCAGTCAGCAAAACCAAGCCCTCTCCATCTCAGTTTATGCCATTAGTG GTTGACTACCGGcagaaagctgctgcagcaggaagaatTCCTACGAACTATCTAAGAAGAGAGCTTGGTTCCACTGATAAAGAAATTCTTACAAGCAGAGTAATAG ATCGGTCCATCAGACCACTTTTCCCAGCAGGCTACTTTTATGATACACAG ATCCTTTGTAATCTTTTAGCAGTAGATGGTGTCAATGATCCTGATATTCTGGCCATTAATGGAG CTTCTGCAGCACTTGCCTTGTCTGATATCCCCTGGAATGGTCCTATTG GTGCAGTGAGGGTAGGGCTGGTGGATGGAGAGACTGTTATCAATCCAACTCGAAAAGAGATGGCCTCTAGTGCTCTGAATTTAGTTGTTGCTGGAGCTCCACAAAGTCAAGTTG TTATGCTGGAAGCAACTGCTGAAAACATTTTGCAGCAAGACTTCTGCCATGCCATCAAAGTGGGGGTGAAGCAGACCCAGCAGATCATCCAGGGCATTCAGCAGCTGGTGAAGGAGCAGGGTGTGGTTAAGAGAACTGtccagaaattatttattgctCCTGAAGAGATTGTGGAATTTGCAAAGAA ACTTGCTTCTAACAAGATCTATGCAGTGTTCACAGATTCAAGCCACGATAAA ATTTCGAGAGATGAAGCAATCAACAAAATAAGGCTTGAAACAGAAGAACAGCTGAAAg AAAAATTTCCGGAGGCTGAGCCTTACGAAATCATGGAATCTTTCAATGTGGTTTCAAAGGATATTTTTAGAAATCTTGTGCTAAATGAATATAGAAG ATGTGATGGGAGAGATTTGACTTCCCTCAGAGACATTAAATGTGAAGTGAACACGTTCAAAATGCTTCATGGATCAGCCCTATTTCAAAGAGGTCAAACACAG GTTCTGTGTACAGTTACGTTTGACTCTCTAGAATCAAGTGTAAAATCAGATGTTATCTCCACAGCAGTGAG tggaataaaagataaaaacttCATGCTGCATTATGAG TTTCCACCTTATGCAACCAATGAGATTGGCAAAGTTACTGGGTTGAACAGAAGAGAGCTTGGACATG gtgCACTGGCAGAACGAGCTTTGAAACCAGTTATACCCCAGGACTTCCCATTCACAATCAGAGTTACTTCTGAAGTCTTAGAATCAAATG GGTCCTCCTCAATGGCTTCTGCATGCGGTGGAAGTTTGGCACTAATGGATGCAG GAGTTCCAGTGTCAAATGCAGTGGCAGGTGTAGCCATAGGCCTTGTTACCAAGTGCAGTCAGGGAAAAGGGGATATCGAGGACTATCGTTTGCTGACAGACATCCTG ggaatTGAAGATTACTATGGAGATATGGATTTCAAGATGGCAGGCACCAATAAAGGGATAACAGCACTGCAG GTTGATCTCAAACTGCCAGGAATACCAATAAAAATTGTGGTGGAAGCTATTCAGCAAGCTACAG CTGCAAAGAGGGAGATTTTACAAATTATGAACCAAACACTGGCAAAACCCAGAcctaacagaaaagaaagtggACCAGTTGTAG AAACTATCCACGTTCCGTTATCAAAAAGATTAAGATTCGTTGGTCCTGGGGCTTATAATTTGAAAAAACTTCAAGCACAGACTG GTGTGACTGTAAGTCAGCTGGATGAAGAGACATATTCTGTGTTTGCCCCCACGCCGGGAGCAATGCACGAAGCCAGGGAATTCATTGGGGAAATCTGCAAAGATGAT CAAGAAGTTAATTTGGAATTTGGGGCAATTTATACAGCCACAATTACTGAAATAAG AGATTCTGGAGTGATGGTAAAACTTTATCCAAACATGACCCCAGTATTACTTCATAATTCACAGCTGGATCAAAGAAAG ATTAAACACCCTAGTGCCCTGGGATTAGAAGTTGGACAAGAAATTcag GTTAAATACTTTGGCCGTGATCCTACTGATGGCAGAATGAGGCTTTCACGTAAAATACTGCagtccccagccagcagcaccctgaaAACCCTGACAGACAAAAACAGCATTGTCCTGGGAGGGACTGTTCCTCAGACATCCACCTCATCCCAGTGA
- the PNPT1 gene encoding polyribonucleotide nucleotidyltransferase 1, mitochondrial isoform X2: protein MAAATSCGRAALGALSRDGGGAVARWRRVLPPGRHTLRWVPARGAAAGRKPGPERAVTVEVGGRKMELSSGKLAKFADGSAVVQLGDTAVMVTAVSKTKPSPSQFMPLVVDYRQKAAAAGRIPTNYLRRELGSTDKEILTSRVIDRSIRPLFPAGYFYDTQILCNLLAVDGVNDPDILAINGASAALALSDIPWNGPIGAVRVGLVDGETVINPTRKEMASSALNLVVAGAPQSQVVMLEATAENILQQDFCHAIKVGVKQTQQIIQGIQQLVKEQGVVKRTVQKLFIAPEEIVEFAKKLASNKIYAVFTDSSHDKISRDEAINKIRLETEEQLKEKFPEAEPYEIMESFNVVSKDIFRNLVLNEYRRCDGRDLTSLRDIKCEVNTFKMLHGSALFQRGQTQVLCTVTFDSLESSVKSDVISTAVSGIKDKNFMLHYEFPPYATNEIGKVTGLNRRELGHGALAERALKPVIPQDFPFTIRVTSEVLESNGSSSMASACGGSLALMDAGVPVSNAVAGVAIGLVTKCSQGKGDIEDYRLLTDILGIEDYYGDMDFKMAGTNKGITALQVDLKLPGIPIKIVVEAIQQATAAKREILQIMNQTLAKPRPNRKESGPVVETIHVPLSKRLRFVGPGAYNLKKLQAQTGVTVSQLDEETYSVFAPTPGAMHEAREFIGEICKDDQEVNLEFGAIYTATITEIRDSGVMVKLYPNMTPVLLHNSQLDQRKIKHPSALGLEVGQEIQVKYFGRDPTDGRMRLSRKILQSPASSTLKTLTDKNSIVLGGTVPQTSTSSQ from the exons ATGGCGGCCGCCACGAGCTGCGGCCGCGCCGCGCTGGGCGCGCTGTCCCGGGATGGCGGCGGGGCCGTGGCGCGGTGGCGGCGGGTCCTGCCCCCGGGCCGCCACACCCTGCGCTGGGTGCCTGCCCGCGGCGCCGCGGCGGGGCGCAAGCCCGGGCCCGAGCGGGCCGTGACGGTGGAAGTGGGCGGCAG aaAGATGGAGCTGTCTTCTGGAAAACTTGCGAAGTTTGCTGATGGATCTGCTGTTGTTCAg CTAGGTGACACAGCAGTGATGGTCACAGCAGTCAGCAAAACCAAGCCCTCTCCATCTCAGTTTATGCCATTAGTG GTTGACTACCGGcagaaagctgctgcagcaggaagaatTCCTACGAACTATCTAAGAAGAGAGCTTGGTTCCACTGATAAAGAAATTCTTACAAGCAGAGTAATAG ATCGGTCCATCAGACCACTTTTCCCAGCAGGCTACTTTTATGATACACAG ATCCTTTGTAATCTTTTAGCAGTAGATGGTGTCAATGATCCTGATATTCTGGCCATTAATGGAG CTTCTGCAGCACTTGCCTTGTCTGATATCCCCTGGAATGGTCCTATTG GTGCAGTGAGGGTAGGGCTGGTGGATGGAGAGACTGTTATCAATCCAACTCGAAAAGAGATGGCCTCTAGTGCTCTGAATTTAGTTGTTGCTGGAGCTCCACAAAGTCAAGTTG TTATGCTGGAAGCAACTGCTGAAAACATTTTGCAGCAAGACTTCTGCCATGCCATCAAAGTGGGGGTGAAGCAGACCCAGCAGATCATCCAGGGCATTCAGCAGCTGGTGAAGGAGCAGGGTGTGGTTAAGAGAACTGtccagaaattatttattgctCCTGAAGAGATTGTGGAATTTGCAAAGAA ACTTGCTTCTAACAAGATCTATGCAGTGTTCACAGATTCAAGCCACGATAAA ATTTCGAGAGATGAAGCAATCAACAAAATAAGGCTTGAAACAGAAGAACAGCTGAAAg AAAAATTTCCGGAGGCTGAGCCTTACGAAATCATGGAATCTTTCAATGTGGTTTCAAAGGATATTTTTAGAAATCTTGTGCTAAATGAATATAGAAG ATGTGATGGGAGAGATTTGACTTCCCTCAGAGACATTAAATGTGAAGTGAACACGTTCAAAATGCTTCATGGATCAGCCCTATTTCAAAGAGGTCAAACACAG GTTCTGTGTACAGTTACGTTTGACTCTCTAGAATCAAGTGTAAAATCAGATGTTATCTCCACAGCAGTGAG tggaataaaagataaaaacttCATGCTGCATTATGAG TTTCCACCTTATGCAACCAATGAGATTGGCAAAGTTACTGGGTTGAACAGAAGAGAGCTTGGACATG gtgCACTGGCAGAACGAGCTTTGAAACCAGTTATACCCCAGGACTTCCCATTCACAATCAGAGTTACTTCTGAAGTCTTAGAATCAAATG GGTCCTCCTCAATGGCTTCTGCATGCGGTGGAAGTTTGGCACTAATGGATGCAG GAGTTCCAGTGTCAAATGCAGTGGCAGGTGTAGCCATAGGCCTTGTTACCAAGTGCAGTCAGGGAAAAGGGGATATCGAGGACTATCGTTTGCTGACAGACATCCTG ggaatTGAAGATTACTATGGAGATATGGATTTCAAGATGGCAGGCACCAATAAAGGGATAACAGCACTGCAG GTTGATCTCAAACTGCCAGGAATACCAATAAAAATTGTGGTGGAAGCTATTCAGCAAGCTACAG CTGCAAAGAGGGAGATTTTACAAATTATGAACCAAACACTGGCAAAACCCAGAcctaacagaaaagaaagtggACCAGTTGTAG AAACTATCCACGTTCCGTTATCAAAAAGATTAAGATTCGTTGGTCCTGGGGCTTATAATTTGAAAAAACTTCAAGCACAGACTG GTGTGACTGTAAGTCAGCTGGATGAAGAGACATATTCTGTGTTTGCCCCCACGCCGGGAGCAATGCACGAAGCCAGGGAATTCATTGGGGAAATCTGCAAAGATGAT CAAGAAGTTAATTTGGAATTTGGGGCAATTTATACAGCCACAATTACTGAAATAAG AGATTCTGGAGTGATGGTAAAACTTTATCCAAACATGACCCCAGTATTACTTCATAATTCACAGCTGGATCAAAGAAAG ATTAAACACCCTAGTGCCCTGGGATTAGAAGTTGGACAAGAAATTcag GTTAAATACTTTGGCCGTGATCCTACTGATGGCAGAATGAGGCTTTCACGTAAAATACTGCagtccccagccagcagcaccctgaaAACCCTGACAGACAAAAACAGCATTGTCCTGGGAGGGACTGTTCCTCAGACATCCACCTCATCCCAGTGA